TTCATCAAAGGGCCCTCTTTCCAATGGAtccacacccaaaggaatggattacaCTTAATATGTTTTCCTGAGGTGTGTATGGCTTCAAATTACACAGTTACACTTCCTTTGAATGGTTGTCAACCCCTTAGTAGGCCCTGGTGGAGATTCTTTAACTACTGATGTGTCCATGGAGACGAAGGCCAGAGACTACCCATCCTCAAGTTGCTCTTTACTAATACTATTAGTAAAGTAGGACAGGTCAACAAATTTCCATCATTAAATAGAAATAGTAAATCCAAGAGTGAACGTGACAGGGGTTTCTGTCAGGAAGTCATCCAGTTGTAAAAACTATTAGATACTTTGCCTGAGGAAGCTAAAAAGCCCATCACTTGGTCTAGGGGACCATGGCTCATAGATGACATTTTTTTAATGGAGGAAATGGAAGATTTGAAGCTGATGGTGTCCATTGGGTCACTGCACCCGTCCTTCCCTAGGATAGCCACATTTTGACTAAGGCTGGACAAGGATGTTCTGACCAATGAGCTGAACACCATACAGTGATGATGGCTGTACAGTCCACCCCAAAGTCAACTTCTTGCTATGCATTCCATCAGGCAGTATGTGTCCTGATACCTGGAATTTGGGCACATGAACTACAAATGGCTATCTATAATATATCCAGCATTATTGAAAGAGAATTTAGTTCTACATTTGATTCAATGGGTCTCCTCCAACAGGAGGCAGACAGTGCAATATGCTATGCCCTCTAAAACCCAGAGTGCCGGACATTCTGATGGTGCAAATGGAGGATGCATGGACTGTgctgaaaaatgtttttctatataTCAGGGCATGTTgggatttaacatttttaatgagaatctttaaaaaatacagttcaAGTCCTTCCCAAAGTAGTGGAAATAAAGCACCTTCACCTACTTAGCTGGTTTGGGCTAGGCCATGAGTCAAGTATTTGGTTGTACTCCCTGCACCAATTAGGTCTGATCATCTTCTGACCCTATAGGCCAattgtgtgtacgtgtgtgtatataattacttctacttattcttttttcccaaagaatTTTGCAAACCTACTTTTGGAGTTAACAGCATTATGGGTTTCTTTCTGTGGAGAGGAGAATGATGTGTACTTGCTATTATCAATATTTACAGTAGCTGAATCATTTGTGTTCTATCAAAGCAGAAATTTGATAGAGAAGAGGAATTGCTGATACTCTGATTTGGCAGGTACATGTACTTTCATGTGATAATTAGTCTGCATCTCGACTGTTAACTGAAATGGACAAAGAAAAACGATGACTGATAAACTTCTATAGTACTTTGTGAGGAATAAATCCCAGTGATGAAAAATGCGCTGACAACCATTAAAATGCTTTATAAGTAATATAATAAAACTCAAGACAAGTAGATGAGGAGAGAAATCCTTAAAAATCAGTTTCAAGGAATCAGAgatagagcagagcagaatgacatagccatgagaagctgaagtccaccagccagtggccctggagatgaagaagggaaatgcctcccggggagcttcatgaaacaggaagccaggagaagctagcagatgactccatggttgccatatgcccttccagatgagagaggaaccctgagcctgttcgccatgtgcccttccagctgagagagaaacgttgaacgtcgctggccttcttgaaccaagtgaCCAAAAAGAAGATGTGGATAATGGAGATCAGAAACAGGCAACAGCAGAAGTATCATGCAGGTAGACATGCCTAGGATGAAGATACTGAAGATGAATATTATTAAACTAAAACCAGACATGGAAGATGTGAAAATAagttattgcatttaattatgtagaaatataatcaatattaaaaataatctccCGTcaaacaaagatgaaaaaaaaaatcagtttcaatAGGTACAAAGATTAGAAAGTTTAAAGGTAATAATCTAATTAGTACCAGAAGTTCACCTAAATAAATGTTAGGGTTAATGGAATTTCACTTGGCTTCAAAGTATTGAGAAGGCTGAATGTGCTTCTTTATTCTCAATCATGAAAATCACACCATACCATTTTTTGACATATCAGGGaaaattataacaataataaaaaccaaGAATTTTTCCATCTGCACACACAGGGTTACCACCTGCAGTGGACAGATGCTGAAGTGTGCCTCTGTTCATTTTGTGTGTCATTAAAGTACATATTCCTTCATGTacatgccttttgtttctttagtattCAGTTACATAAAGTTATATAAAGTACATGACTGTGTAAGTGGGAGAACACCATACTCCCATACAGTCAGTTCTCAACAAAATGGATATACATTAGAATGCACTGAATTTGTAGATCTGATGGAAAACTGATGCCTTAAGAACACCGAGTTTGTCCCAGgggggtaaatctccctggcaatgtggggcatgactccatGGATtagcttggccctggcatcatgggattgagaaagacttcttcaccaaaaggcggaagagaaatgaaataaagtttcagtggctgagagatttcaaatagaatcaagaggtcattctggaggttcttattcattatatagatatcccttttcagtttttggtcaTGAGTAACcgaaggaaatacctgaatctgctgaattgtaatccagtaaccttgattcttgaaggtgattttataactatatagcttttatagtgtgaccatgtgattgtgtaaaccttgtgactgacccttcctttatccagtgtatggaaaaataagtaagaaaataaagacaaaaaataaataatagggggtgggggtatatgggatgttttggttattcttttccacatttatttttggaatcagtaaaatgttcaaaaattgattgtgatgatgaatgcgcagttatatgatgatactatgaaccactgactgtacactttggatgaatttatggtatgtgaatatatatctcaacaaaattgcattaaaaaagaatactGAGTCTTTGAATCCCTGGTTGGTACATCTCATATATATGGAGATCTCTAAGTTttctaagtaatattttaatattcagtaGATTTAGACATgttcattttaaatcataaatatgtaatattttgaCAGGTTGTAAATGCTTCCTGTAGTTTTAAACTTGtaattgctagtatatagaaataaaattgaatttcatttttattttgtacactgtgacttttctaaatttctaagttctaaaaatatttctatattagTGGTATATAACATGCtctcaacaaataaatggattttcttttccGTTAACAAGATGTATTGGTTCATTGAAGCTGCTGGagtacaatatatcagaaacagaatggcttctataGAAATAACATCCAACTAAGGGAATATGCCtacaatttacagaaaaattatctCAAAGACAAGTAGATTAGTTTGAATGTAATCAACACTGTAATGCAGCCAGAACGCAGTTCAATTCCTGAGAGGAAGAAAGTGAGAACCTCTGCCATTTTCTAAGTAAAAGATGCAGGAGCAGCCCCGCTTTTGGGAAAGGACACCATCTCcaatctgtaattatttttaagcagttttattgagatatattcacatatcatacaattccTCCAAAGTATTCAACcaatagttcacagtatcataacaTGACTGTGCATTCACCACAatcaaatttagaatattttcattactccacaaAACTGTATTGCATAATTGAGGAAACAAttacaatatatgaaaatatgaggAAGAACAATAGCACAGGATTTAGCACAATATATTCTATGAGTAAACTCAAAGGATGAGTTGAGACATTACatacctcctaccacaagatttttaagatatttctttacattttcctcAAATAGTTTTATGACTTAACTCTAATGCTTAGGTACTTGATCCAAATTGAGtaaatttttgcataaggtatgagatagggatcctctttcattatctttaatatggatatccagtttcagttttccaagcacccTTTGTAAACTTGGCCACCTCATCAATAATCAATTGGCCATACATGAGAGGGTGTATTTATGAACAGTGAACTTGATTCCACTGATCAATCATTACACCAGTATCATGCTGCAAATGCTGACCTTtcacccaaagaacaagcaatgaaagaaaaaaataaatgggaactcctcaaagtcaatACTTCTGTACATCAAATGActgtcaaaaggatgaaaaggcatccatctcaatgggaaaaaaagtatttggaaaccacatatcttatAAGAGTTtgtatacaaaataaagaaatcctattaccggacaataaaaagagaaacaatccaatttaaaaatgggcaaaagacaggaGTAGATATTtgttcaaagaggaaatacagaagaaaagatgctcatctaatcttttttcttccaccacattcacacaccactCAGCACTATTAACTCTtctcataataatgtgctaccaacaCTACTAGAcaagagtcatgtatgtcaccagaagcaAAGTTGGAAGTTAAAATATGAGAATGTAGGACACTGAATCTTTTTGTGGTGGACAAATGTCTATGATTAATTGTACAATATAAAACGTTGTTTCATGAACTAAAGCAAGTTACTACACTATttcaaggagttaataatagcaggtatatgggaaaaatgaatCTGTTGCAAATTACAGACTATAGTTAGtgtattttaacattctttcatcaacagtaacaaacatACTAATCAATACTATGGGTTAATGGGGGACTAAAGGATATGGGGGGATTtgctttttcattgttctttttttttctggagtagtgaaaatgttctacaattgaTCATGAGGATGTAAGCACAACTATGCAATGTtattgtgaaccagtgattgtatacttcatatgggttgtatggtgtgtgcatacatctcaataaaactggattttaaaagagcatatgaaaagttgttcaacttcactagctattagagtaatgcaaatcaaaaccacaataccATATCATTTCACATTATGAAATGTaactattaaaaacaacaacaacagaaaactacaaatgttggggaatatttggagaaataggaatgcttatttactgttggtgggaatgtagaatgatgcagccactgagAAAGGCCATTTATCAGTTCCTCAAGAAActatagaattgccttatgatctGGAAATTCTATCACTAGGTAAGCACTCAGACTGAAAGCAGAAACATtagtagacatttgcacaccaatgtttaaagcagcattattcatgaatgccaatggatggagacagcccaaatgtccatcaactaatgagtgttaaacaaattgtggtatacacAAACATGGGAATAATATGCAGGTGTAAAAAGGAATGTCCACGTTTACAAAAATATGTTAGTTTTTCCCATTCAGACAAAGACAGTCATAGCATTTCTCTTAAATGTGAATCCTCTCATGTTTCCTAAGGTGAGAATGAGTAAAAGATAGCTTTATTCATGTGATTTATGCTCactgtgaattctctcatgtttttTAAGGTCAGAACAATTAGTGAAGGCTTTCCTACATAGATGACATTCAaaaggtttttctccagtgtgagttctcacATGAATTCTAAGATAATAACGTGTAGTAtatgctttcccacatagatggcactcatagggtttctctccagtgtgagtcgTCTCATGTTGTTTACAGCCAGAAAAAAGGGTgaatgctttcccacatagatgacattcatagggtttctctctagtgtgAGTCTTCTCATGATGTCTACGACTAGAACAAtgggtgaaggctttcccacatagatggcattcgtATCGTTTCTCTCCATTGTGAATTATCTCATGCTGTCTAAGGTAAGAACAacgagtgaaggctttcccacacagatgacattcatagggtttttctccagtgtgcaTTCTCTCATGGTTTCTAAGATAAGAACATGtcctgaaggctttcccacatacatggcattcatatggtttctttcCAGTATGAATTTTCTCATGAAACTTAAGATTAGAAAGCaaagtgaaggctttcccacaaagatggcattcatagggtttctctccagtgtgtgtcctctcatgttgtctaaggccAGAACAAtaggtgaaggctttcccacatagatggcattcatagggtttctctccagtgtgtgtcctctcatgttgtctaaggccAGAACAAtaggtgaaggctttcccacatagattacatacatagggcttctctccagaatgaattctctcatgttgccTAAGGTAAGAACGATGAATGAAGACTTTCCCACACTGaagacattcatagggtttctctccattgTGAGATATCTCATGTCGTCTAAGGGAAGAACAACGAGTGAAAACTTTCCCACATAGaaggcattcatagggtttcccTCCAATGTCAGATCCATTATATCGTCTAAGGCTAGAAGTTTTCATAAAGGCTTTACCACTCACATATTGATATGATTTACTTCTAGTGCGAACTTGCTTACATTGAGTAAAAGATGACTGGCCAATGTGGCCTTTTCCAAATAGTTTGCTGGAAtagggtttctttctcttctgaattaaTGCATGTTGAGAAACTGCAGTTCTGTGTGTGAAGTCTTCTTGCAAGGGATTCTTTGGAATGTGATATCTCTGCATTTGGGAAGTAGATGAGAGATTTAAAAGGTTTGTCCATATAAATACCTTTTACCTGTGAATACTTGACAAATCATTCCGTAATACTCTCCAATTAAAATCTTCCCCTTGTTGACagtcacagggaaaaagaatgaaatgtgacccctaccatacagtatacaaaaaagaaaatcttccctTTGTTACCTACACACCTATCATTCTCCTTCATACAGAGAATTTTTCTCTTGTAGCATCCCAACTGCAGAGCTTTCTACTTAATTTTGAAGGCTGTGTTACACTTCAATGATTAGGTATGTGAGCCATATTCATGCAAATGTCTTTTCTTATATCAGGTTATGGTTCTGGGTTCAAgttaatttttcccttaattaaaaatatccaattcaacaaatggtattgcaaTAGCAGGACagtctcatggaaaaagaatgaaatgtcaccctcactatatagcatttaaaaataaataaattaaattgaatttaaaatatccaGACTTTTGTTCAATTAGCCTTTAATGCTACCTTCGATTAATTACTTAGGTGATTGTACTGAATTCATAATTTATTCCATTCCCAGTTATCAATTTCAAAGATTAAAACTTACATCCATGAAACTTACCAATATGATGGTAGATGCATCTTTTCTGCAGATATTTTCCATGGgtatcatttcttgttttttacacCCACTTTCCTTGCCTgagataatagaaaaaaacaaatcatttgTGAAGAATTAGAAGAATTAAAATGCTGAAATGGCTCAAATGTCCTTGTGAGTATGTGTCAAATATTGACTCTTAGAGAGGAACAAATATCAAATTAAGGAATACTCTAAGAGGTAGAATACTTTGTAGGAAACTTAGGACAATAAGCAAGAATTTTCATTTTGAGATATgaggaatatataaataatataggatgctagagaggtaaagagaaaaaacattcaAAGATGAAGACCAGATAAAGGTCATTATGTGAAAGCTTAATTCCAATAGTATGTGAATATTCACTTTTCTAAACCCAAAAACATATAAATAGACACTgagaaatgtagggaaaaatgACCACACGTGAGGAAAATTTCCCCAATATCCTCACCTACTTTCCTGAAAATCTAACACATTAAGGAATTTGCATTGATATTTCCAAAGACCCTCTTACTCACTGAGTAGATTTTTCCACAGGTTCCTGGAACTCACCTGAATTCTGGTTTTGAAGAAATTCTATTTGTTCTTTCCAGAGTTCTTCTCCTTCCACAAATTGGGAAAGAACATCTGATTTGCAGACCTGAAAGCCTGCTTGcaggaaaaagataaatggagATGAGTTACGTGCAGATTAACAGAGGAAGATATCCAAGCTCAGGGATGGCTACCAAAGAAGAATATAGTAAACACTGAAAGTCAGCCAAAGGAACTGTACTTGGAACACAGAATCATGGAAATCATTCACAATCTAAGGGCTAACTCTTGAATTTGTGTCTAAAACAGAAAGGACCTGTGTTTGAATATTCTAATGCCCAAATTCAGAGACTGCAGAATCATCCATATTTGACAGCAGAGTGAAATTCTGTATATCCACAGTGGTAggttattattttcaaaaagaacCTATAATCTCCATGAGAATGATATAATTTCTATGTGAAGGAGaatatgccttttcttttttttttctgacatgggcagacaccgagaaacaaacccagatctccagtatggcaggcgagaactcggccactgagccaccactgcccaccctgcCTCttgtttttattgaggtataaagCCTTAGAGTGTAATATTTAATTCACttattatagtttcaaacatcattcattgagtTCTCAGCACTGATCTGAGTGTTGGAGAAGGAGAAGcaaaaaagacatgaaattgTGGCCAAAGAGATCATAAACTAGatacaataaataagtaaaggaaTAAAATGTCAGGTAACTGTTCATgttataaaataataacattaaaaataaaaagcataaaaatataataaagaagatGACAAGAATATAAAGCAATATGGAAAATCTGTTCTAAACATTTGCAGAACAGATGACATACATAAATAGATGATAAATGTATACAAAGATAAATTTTGAGAGACTCACCCACTGAAACCAGATGACTAATGATCTCTGCcatcacatctctgaacagctttctctgggataTGTCCAGGAGAGCCCATTCTTCTTTGGGGAAGTCTATAGCTACATCTTTAAAGGCCAATGACTCCTAAAAcatcatggacatttgggttcaGACAGGTCTACCACCTCCAATGTGCAGGCAAGAATGTCCAACATCATAGCACTGAGTAAGCAGGGACTCTATATGTCTAGAAAGCTCAAACTGGGGGGTTTCAGTCAGATCATTCTCAGTGCTTGAAGTGCGATCTGTATTtcagatatacacacacatgcatatacacactgAGAACAAAAGTTCCATAAAGGAGTATCACATGACATGGTGTGGTATAAACTAGAAAATTTTCAATAGCTGTAATTTATGAC
This region of Tamandua tetradactyla isolate mTamTet1 chromosome 20, mTamTet1.pri, whole genome shotgun sequence genomic DNA includes:
- the LOC143664255 gene encoding uncharacterized protein LOC143664255 isoform X2 gives rise to the protein MQPVESLAFKDVAIDFPKEEWALLDISQRKLFRDVMAEIISHLVSVGFQVCKSDVLSQFVEGEELWKEQIEFLQNQNSGKESGCKKQEMIPMENICRKDASTIILRYHIPKNPLQEDFTHRTAVSQHALIQKRKKPYSSKLFGKGHIGQSSFTQCKQVRTRSKSYQYVSGKAFMKTSSLRRYNGSDIGGKPYECLLCGKVFTRCSSLRRHEISHNGEKPYECLQCGKVFIHRSYLRQHERIHSGEKPYVCNLCGKAFTYCSGLRQHERTHTGEKPYECHLCGKAFTYCSGLRQHERTHTGEKPYECHLCGKAFTLLSNLKFHEKIHTGKKPYECHVCGKAFRTCSYLRNHERMHTGEKPYECHLCGKAFTRCSYLRQHEIIHNGEKRYECHLCGKAFTHCSSRRHHEKTHTREKPYECHLCGKAFTLFSGCKQHETTHTGEKPYECHLCGKAYTTRYYLRIHVRTHTGEKPFECHLCRKAFTNCSDLKKHERIHSEHKSHE
- the LOC143664255 gene encoding uncharacterized protein LOC143664255 isoform X3 — translated: MQPVESLAFKDVAIDFPKEEWALLDISQRKLFRDVMAEIISHLVSVAGFQVCKSDVLSQFVEGEELWKEQIEFLQNQNSGKESGCKKQEMIPMENICRKDASTIILRYHIPKNPLQEDFTHRTAVSQHALIQKRKKPYSSKLFGKGHIGQSSFTQYDMRYLTMERNPMNVFSVGKSSFIVLTLGNMREFILERSPMYVIYVGKPSPIVLALDNMRGHTLERNPMNAIYVGKPSPIVLALDNMRGHTLERNPMNAIFVGKPSLCFLILSFMRKFILERNHMNAMYVGKPSGHVLILETMRECTLEKNPMNVICVGKPSLVVLTLDSMR
- the LOC143664255 gene encoding uncharacterized protein LOC143664255 isoform X1 → MQPVESLAFKDVAIDFPKEEWALLDISQRKLFRDVMAEIISHLVSVAGFQVCKSDVLSQFVEGEELWKEQIEFLQNQNSGKESGCKKQEMIPMENICRKDASTIILRYHIPKNPLQEDFTHRTAVSQHALIQKRKKPYSSKLFGKGHIGQSSFTQCKQVRTRSKSYQYVSGKAFMKTSSLRRYNGSDIGGKPYECLLCGKVFTRCSSLRRHEISHNGEKPYECLQCGKVFIHRSYLRQHERIHSGEKPYVCNLCGKAFTYCSGLRQHERTHTGEKPYECHLCGKAFTYCSGLRQHERTHTGEKPYECHLCGKAFTLLSNLKFHEKIHTGKKPYECHVCGKAFRTCSYLRNHERMHTGEKPYECHLCGKAFTRCSYLRQHEIIHNGEKRYECHLCGKAFTHCSSRRHHEKTHTREKPYECHLCGKAFTLFSGCKQHETTHTGEKPYECHLCGKAYTTRYYLRIHVRTHTGEKPFECHLCRKAFTNCSDLKKHERIHSEHKSHE